Proteins from a single region of Microtus ochrogaster isolate Prairie Vole_2 linkage group LG5, MicOch1.0, whole genome shotgun sequence:
- the Aqp7 gene encoding aquaporin-7 encodes MSQTVQPRRSTQNAAMAPRPVLRNIQEVLQKEMVREFLAETMSTYVMMVFGLGSVAHMVLGEQKMGSYLGVNLGFGFGVTMGVHVGGGISGAHMNAAVTFANCALGRMSWRKFPIYVLGQFLGSFLAAATTYLLFYGAIDHFAGGDLLVTGSLATANIFATYLPEHMTLWQGFLDEVFLTALLQLGLFAITDKQNNPALQGTEALVIGILVCIIGVSLGMNSGYAINPSRDLPPRFFTFIAGWGKQVFRAGNNWWWVPVVAPLLGSYVGGIVYLGLIHSSIPREPQSSENAEAGDQKITVSSSKVLLTPISMTPASTQPVPPPSDLVPVERF; translated from the exons ATGTCTCAGACAGTCCAGCCGAGGCG GTCCACCCAGAACGCCGCAATGGCCCCAAGGCCCGTGCTCAGGAACATCCAGGAGGTGCTGCAGAAAGAGATGGTGCGGGAGTTCCTGGCCGAGACCATGAGCACCTATGTCATGATG GTGTTTGGCCTTGGTTCCGTGGCTCATATGGTTCTAGGAGAACAAAAGATGGGGAGCTATCTTGGTGTCAACTTGGGTTTTGGCTTCGGAGTCACCATGGGAGTGCACGTGGGAGGCGGCATCTCCG GAGCCCATATGAACGCAGCCGTGACCTTTGCCAACTGTGCACTAGGCCGGATGTCCTGGAGGAAGTTCCCCATATATGTGCTGGGCCAGTTCCTGGGCTCCTTCTTAGCTGCGGCCACCACCTACTTACTATTCTACG GTGCCATTGACCACTTTGCGGGCGGAGACCTGTTGGTGACTGGTTCCCTGGCCACCGCCAACATTTTTGCCACCTATCTTCCTGAACACATGACCTTGTGGCAGGGCTTCCTGGATGAG GTGTTCTTGACCGCGTTGCTCCAGCTGGGTCTCTTCGCCATCACAGACAAGCAGAACAATCCAGCGCTTCAGGGGACTGAGGCCCTGGTGATAGGCATCCTTGTCTGCATCATTGGGGTGTCCCTGGGCATGAACTCGGGGTATGCCATCAACCCGTCCCGTGACCTGCCTCCCCGCTTCTTCACCTTCATTGCTGGCTGGGGTAAACAAGTATTCAG AGCCGGGAACAACTGGTGGTGGGTACCAGTGGTGGCACCCCTCCTGGGCTCCTACGTAGGTGGCATTGTGTACCTGGGCCTAATTCACTCCAGTATACCACGGGAACCTCAGAGTTCGGAGAATGCTGAAGCGGGAGACCAGAAGATAACCGTATCATCATCCAAGGTTCTCCTCACCCCCATCTCTATGACCCCAGCTTCCACCCAACCCGTTCCACCCCCAAGTGACTTGGTGCCTGTAGAGCGCTTCTAA